The Candidatus Nezhaarchaeales archaeon genome includes the window GGTAGGAGTTTTCGCTTCGAGAAGCCCTTCAAGGCCTAACCCCATAGGGTTATGCGTCGTTAAACTCTTAAAGCTTAAAGGTTCAACCTTAGCCGTTAAAGGGTTAGACGCGCTACTAGGCTCACCAATTATAGATATTAAGCCTTACAACCCGAAAACCGACGCCTACCCCGACGCCCGTATACCCGAATGGTTAAACGGGAAGCTTTAAGTATAGCTCCTCAACGTAGCTCGATCTAAATAATAGGCCAGTTTGTCCGTCTCTTATAACGTCTTTCACGCCGCCCACGTCCGACGCTATTACCGGCTTCCCCGTAGCCATTGCCTCTAGTATTACGCGTGGTATCCCTTCATATTTCCTGCTCGGCAGGACGAACACGTCGCAAATGTTATAGTATCTGGGTAGTTCGCTGTTAGGTACCTCGCCCGCGAAGATCACTTTCCTACCTTTAACCGACTTTAGTAGCTTTCGCTTGTAGGCCTAATCGCATTTGCCGACCACGAGGAGTACCGCCCCCTCCTTTAGCCTCGAGAAAGCCGAAAACAAGTCCTCCACCCCCTTCTTCTCGTTAACCCCCCCACGTACAGTACGACCTTTTCATCCCGGTCTATCCCTAACTCGTTCTTCAGCGTGCTTTCCTCGCTCGGTTTAAACTTTTCAGTATCCA containing:
- the tsaA gene encoding tRNA (N6-threonylcarbamoyladenosine(37)-N6)-methyltransferase TrmO; its protein translation is MDRVGEDYSIVRVYDEYSAGLQGLEGFSHLIILYWFHLRDNEADRSTIKVVPRRHPGAPEVGVFASRSPSRPNPIGLCVVKLLKLKGSTLAVKGLDALLGSPIIDIKPYNPKTDAYPDARIPEWLNGKL